From a region of the Athene noctua chromosome 14, bAthNoc1.hap1.1, whole genome shotgun sequence genome:
- the GATD1 gene encoding glutamine amidotransferase-like class 1 domain-containing protein 1 isoform X6, whose product MSRRPPPPPPGPAMSDRLGKPTCLIVASAAAAGVSAQSFLHCFTLTSSAFNLQVATPGGKSIDFVDVNESNMRWIQDFRMKSYANPAKLESIDGARYHALLIPNCPGAMTDLANSGYLAKILQHFSTENKPICAVGHGVAALCCATNEDKSWVFQGYSLTGPSVYELVRQPNFASLSIIVEDFVKDSGATFSASSPDAVHVVLDRHLVTGQNENSTLPAVQNLLILCNVRK is encoded by the exons atgagccgccggccccccccgccgccgccgggccccgccatGTCGGACCGGCTGGGCAAACCCACCTGTCTCATCGtcgccagcgccgccgccgcgg GTGTGTCAGCCCAGTCCTTCCTTCACTGCTTTACACTGACTAGCTCTGCTTTTAACCTGCAAGTTGCAACTCCTGGG GGGAAGTCCATTGATTTTGTGGATGTGAACGAGAGCAACATGCGCTGGATACAGGACTTCCGTATGAAATCCTACGCAAACCCTGCCAAGTTGGAGTCGATTGATG GTGCTAGATACCATGCGTTGCTGATTCCAAACTGTCCAGGGGCTATGACTGACCTAGCAAACAGTGGGTACCTGGCTAAGATACTGCAGCACTTCAGCACTGAGAACA agCCTATCTGTGCGGTTGGACATGGAGTTGCAGCTTTGTGTTGTGCCACCAATGAGGATAAATCCTGGGTATTTCAGGGATACAGCCTGACAGGG CCCTCTGTGTACGAACTAGTAAGGCAACCCAATTTTGCGAGTTTGTCCATTATCGTGGAAGATTTTGTGAAAGATTCTGGAGCTACATTTAGCG CCAGCAGTCCAGATGCTGTACATGTCGTGCTGGACAGGCACCTGGTGACAGGACAGAATGAGAATTCCACTCTTCCTGCGGTCCAGAATCTTCTTATTCTTTGCAATGTCAG GAAATGA
- the GATD1 gene encoding glutamine amidotransferase-like class 1 domain-containing protein 1 isoform X2, with protein sequence MSRRPPPPPPGPAMSDRLGKPTCLIVASAAAAGVSAQSFLHCFTLTSSAFNLQVATPGGKSIDFVDVNESNMRWIQDFRMKSYANPAKLESIDGARYHALLIPNCPGAMTDLANSGYLAKILQHFSTENKPICAVGHGVAALCCATNEDKSWVFQGYSLTGPSVYELVRQPNFASLSIIVEDFVKDSGATFSASSPDAVHVVLDRHLVTGQNENSTLPAVQNLLILCNVRYQNLHLELHGNAISDAFSPSFWNTPGF encoded by the exons atgagccgccggccccccccgccgccgccgggccccgccatGTCGGACCGGCTGGGCAAACCCACCTGTCTCATCGtcgccagcgccgccgccgcgg GTGTGTCAGCCCAGTCCTTCCTTCACTGCTTTACACTGACTAGCTCTGCTTTTAACCTGCAAGTTGCAACTCCTGGG GGGAAGTCCATTGATTTTGTGGATGTGAACGAGAGCAACATGCGCTGGATACAGGACTTCCGTATGAAATCCTACGCAAACCCTGCCAAGTTGGAGTCGATTGATG GTGCTAGATACCATGCGTTGCTGATTCCAAACTGTCCAGGGGCTATGACTGACCTAGCAAACAGTGGGTACCTGGCTAAGATACTGCAGCACTTCAGCACTGAGAACA agCCTATCTGTGCGGTTGGACATGGAGTTGCAGCTTTGTGTTGTGCCACCAATGAGGATAAATCCTGGGTATTTCAGGGATACAGCCTGACAGGG CCCTCTGTGTACGAACTAGTAAGGCAACCCAATTTTGCGAGTTTGTCCATTATCGTGGAAGATTTTGTGAAAGATTCTGGAGCTACATTTAGCG CCAGCAGTCCAGATGCTGTACATGTCGTGCTGGACAGGCACCTGGTGACAGGACAGAATGAGAATTCCACTCTTCCTGCGGTCCAGAATCTTCTTATTCTTTGCAATGTCAG ATATCAAAATCTACACCTAGAGCTTCATGGAAATGCAATTTCAGATGCGTTCTCACCTTCCTTTTG
- the GATD1 gene encoding glutamine amidotransferase-like class 1 domain-containing protein 1 isoform X7 has product MSRRPPPPPPGPAMSDRLGKPTCLIVASAAAAGVSAQSFLHCFTLTSSAFNLQVATPGGKSIDFVDVNESNMRWIQDFRMKSYANPAKLESIDGARYHALLIPNCPGAMTDLANSGYLAKILQHFSTENKPICAVGHGVAALCCATNEDKSWVFQGYSLTGPSVYELVRQPNFASLSIIVEDFVKDSGATFSASSPDAVHVVLDRHLVTGQNENSTLPAVQNLLILCNVR; this is encoded by the exons atgagccgccggccccccccgccgccgccgggccccgccatGTCGGACCGGCTGGGCAAACCCACCTGTCTCATCGtcgccagcgccgccgccgcgg GTGTGTCAGCCCAGTCCTTCCTTCACTGCTTTACACTGACTAGCTCTGCTTTTAACCTGCAAGTTGCAACTCCTGGG GGGAAGTCCATTGATTTTGTGGATGTGAACGAGAGCAACATGCGCTGGATACAGGACTTCCGTATGAAATCCTACGCAAACCCTGCCAAGTTGGAGTCGATTGATG GTGCTAGATACCATGCGTTGCTGATTCCAAACTGTCCAGGGGCTATGACTGACCTAGCAAACAGTGGGTACCTGGCTAAGATACTGCAGCACTTCAGCACTGAGAACA agCCTATCTGTGCGGTTGGACATGGAGTTGCAGCTTTGTGTTGTGCCACCAATGAGGATAAATCCTGGGTATTTCAGGGATACAGCCTGACAGGG CCCTCTGTGTACGAACTAGTAAGGCAACCCAATTTTGCGAGTTTGTCCATTATCGTGGAAGATTTTGTGAAAGATTCTGGAGCTACATTTAGCG CCAGCAGTCCAGATGCTGTACATGTCGTGCTGGACAGGCACCTGGTGACAGGACAGAATGAGAATTCCACTCTTCCTGCGGTCCAGAATCTTCTTATTCTTTGCAATGTCAG GTGA
- the CEND1 gene encoding cell cycle exit and neuronal differentiation protein 1 → MDSKGNVRSGNKPDVKAPSSGKPEKPNPGPATNADKKEIPKEQPAPATATSVTKKAGGDAAIVNNHSNLKPSPATTETQEATGQSPDSDHKGNSSEESPGSIFDNMKPLIIVGGVAVAALAVIVGVAFLARKK, encoded by the coding sequence ATGGATTCCAAAGGCAATGTCCGAAGTGGAAACAAACCTGACGTCAAGGCCCCCAGCTCTGGAAAGCCAGAAAAGCCCAACCCTGGGCCTGCCACAAATGCAGACAAGAAGGAGATCCCCAAAGAGCAGCCTGCTCCTGCCACTGCCACCTCTGTCACCAAGAAGGCCGGTGGTGATGCTGCCATCGTGAACAACCACAGCAACCTGaaacccagccctgccaccacgGAGACACAAGAGGCCACCGGCCAGTCCCCTGACTCTGACCACAAGGGAAACAGCTCTGAGGAGTCACCAGGCAGCATCTTCGACAACATGAAGCCCTTGATCATTGTCGGAGGAGTGGCGGTGGCTGCGCTCGCTGTGATTGTGGGAGTGGCATTCCTAGCCCGGAAAAAATGA
- the GATD1 gene encoding glutamine amidotransferase-like class 1 domain-containing protein 1 isoform X4, translating to MSRRPPPPPPGPAMSDRLGKPTCLIVASAAAAGVSAQSFLHCFTLTSSAFNLQVATPGGKSIDFVDVNESNMRWIQDFRMKSYANPAKLESIDGARYHALLIPNCPGAMTDLANSGYLAKILQHFSTENKPICAVGHGVAALCCATNEDKSWVFQGYSLTGPSVYELVRQPNFASLSIIVEDFVKDSGATFSASSPDAVHVVLDRHLVTGQNENSTLPAVQNLLILCNVRNTPGF from the exons atgagccgccggccccccccgccgccgccgggccccgccatGTCGGACCGGCTGGGCAAACCCACCTGTCTCATCGtcgccagcgccgccgccgcgg GTGTGTCAGCCCAGTCCTTCCTTCACTGCTTTACACTGACTAGCTCTGCTTTTAACCTGCAAGTTGCAACTCCTGGG GGGAAGTCCATTGATTTTGTGGATGTGAACGAGAGCAACATGCGCTGGATACAGGACTTCCGTATGAAATCCTACGCAAACCCTGCCAAGTTGGAGTCGATTGATG GTGCTAGATACCATGCGTTGCTGATTCCAAACTGTCCAGGGGCTATGACTGACCTAGCAAACAGTGGGTACCTGGCTAAGATACTGCAGCACTTCAGCACTGAGAACA agCCTATCTGTGCGGTTGGACATGGAGTTGCAGCTTTGTGTTGTGCCACCAATGAGGATAAATCCTGGGTATTTCAGGGATACAGCCTGACAGGG CCCTCTGTGTACGAACTAGTAAGGCAACCCAATTTTGCGAGTTTGTCCATTATCGTGGAAGATTTTGTGAAAGATTCTGGAGCTACATTTAGCG CCAGCAGTCCAGATGCTGTACATGTCGTGCTGGACAGGCACCTGGTGACAGGACAGAATGAGAATTCCACTCTTCCTGCGGTCCAGAATCTTCTTATTCTTTGCAATGTCAG
- the GATD1 gene encoding glutamine amidotransferase-like class 1 domain-containing protein 1 isoform X5, producing the protein MSRRPPPPPPGPAMSDRLGKPTCLIVASAAAAGVSAQSFLHCFTLTSSAFNLQVATPGGKSIDFVDVNESNMRWIQDFRMKSYANPAKLESIDGARYHALLIPNCPGAMTDLANSGYLAKILQHFSTENKPICAVGHGVAALCCATNEDKSWVFQGYSLTGPSVYELVRQPNFASLSIIVEDFVKDSGATFSASSPDAVHVVLDRHLVTGQNENSTLPAVQNLLILCNVSRK; encoded by the exons atgagccgccggccccccccgccgccgccgggccccgccatGTCGGACCGGCTGGGCAAACCCACCTGTCTCATCGtcgccagcgccgccgccgcgg GTGTGTCAGCCCAGTCCTTCCTTCACTGCTTTACACTGACTAGCTCTGCTTTTAACCTGCAAGTTGCAACTCCTGGG GGGAAGTCCATTGATTTTGTGGATGTGAACGAGAGCAACATGCGCTGGATACAGGACTTCCGTATGAAATCCTACGCAAACCCTGCCAAGTTGGAGTCGATTGATG GTGCTAGATACCATGCGTTGCTGATTCCAAACTGTCCAGGGGCTATGACTGACCTAGCAAACAGTGGGTACCTGGCTAAGATACTGCAGCACTTCAGCACTGAGAACA agCCTATCTGTGCGGTTGGACATGGAGTTGCAGCTTTGTGTTGTGCCACCAATGAGGATAAATCCTGGGTATTTCAGGGATACAGCCTGACAGGG CCCTCTGTGTACGAACTAGTAAGGCAACCCAATTTTGCGAGTTTGTCCATTATCGTGGAAGATTTTGTGAAAGATTCTGGAGCTACATTTAGCG CCAGCAGTCCAGATGCTGTACATGTCGTGCTGGACAGGCACCTGGTGACAGGACAGAATGAGAATTCCACTCTTCCTGCGGTCCAGAATCTTCTTATTCTTTGCAATGTCAG CAGGAAATGA
- the GATD1 gene encoding glutamine amidotransferase-like class 1 domain-containing protein 1 isoform X3, producing the protein MSRRPPPPPPGPAMSDRLGKPTCLIVASAAAAGVSAQSFLHCFTLTSSAFNLQVATPGGKSIDFVDVNESNMRWIQDFRMKSYANPAKLESIDGARYHALLIPNCPGAMTDLANSGYLAKILQHFSTENKPICAVGHGVAALCCATNEDKSWVFQGYSLTGPSVYELVRQPNFASLSIIVEDFVKDSGATFSASSPDAVHVVLDRHLVTGQNENSTLPAVQNLLILCNVSNLSCPQC; encoded by the exons atgagccgccggccccccccgccgccgccgggccccgccatGTCGGACCGGCTGGGCAAACCCACCTGTCTCATCGtcgccagcgccgccgccgcgg GTGTGTCAGCCCAGTCCTTCCTTCACTGCTTTACACTGACTAGCTCTGCTTTTAACCTGCAAGTTGCAACTCCTGGG GGGAAGTCCATTGATTTTGTGGATGTGAACGAGAGCAACATGCGCTGGATACAGGACTTCCGTATGAAATCCTACGCAAACCCTGCCAAGTTGGAGTCGATTGATG GTGCTAGATACCATGCGTTGCTGATTCCAAACTGTCCAGGGGCTATGACTGACCTAGCAAACAGTGGGTACCTGGCTAAGATACTGCAGCACTTCAGCACTGAGAACA agCCTATCTGTGCGGTTGGACATGGAGTTGCAGCTTTGTGTTGTGCCACCAATGAGGATAAATCCTGGGTATTTCAGGGATACAGCCTGACAGGG CCCTCTGTGTACGAACTAGTAAGGCAACCCAATTTTGCGAGTTTGTCCATTATCGTGGAAGATTTTGTGAAAGATTCTGGAGCTACATTTAGCG CCAGCAGTCCAGATGCTGTACATGTCGTGCTGGACAGGCACCTGGTGACAGGACAGAATGAGAATTCCACTCTTCCTGCGGTCCAGAATCTTCTTATTCTTTGCAATGTCAG TAATCTAAGCTGTCCCCAGTGTTGA
- the GATD1 gene encoding glutamine amidotransferase-like class 1 domain-containing protein 1 isoform X1 yields the protein MSRRPPPPPPGPAMSDRLGKPTCLIVASAAAAGVSAQSFLHCFTLTSSAFNLQVATPGGKSIDFVDVNESNMRWIQDFRMKSYANPAKLESIDGARYHALLIPNCPGAMTDLANSGYLAKILQHFSTENKPICAVGHGVAALCCATNEDKSWVFQGYSLTGPSVYELVRQPNFASLSIIVEDFVKDSGATFSASSPDAVHVVLDRHLVTGQNENSTLPAVQNLLILCNVRYQNLHLELHGNAISDAFSPSFCNLSCPQC from the exons atgagccgccggccccccccgccgccgccgggccccgccatGTCGGACCGGCTGGGCAAACCCACCTGTCTCATCGtcgccagcgccgccgccgcgg GTGTGTCAGCCCAGTCCTTCCTTCACTGCTTTACACTGACTAGCTCTGCTTTTAACCTGCAAGTTGCAACTCCTGGG GGGAAGTCCATTGATTTTGTGGATGTGAACGAGAGCAACATGCGCTGGATACAGGACTTCCGTATGAAATCCTACGCAAACCCTGCCAAGTTGGAGTCGATTGATG GTGCTAGATACCATGCGTTGCTGATTCCAAACTGTCCAGGGGCTATGACTGACCTAGCAAACAGTGGGTACCTGGCTAAGATACTGCAGCACTTCAGCACTGAGAACA agCCTATCTGTGCGGTTGGACATGGAGTTGCAGCTTTGTGTTGTGCCACCAATGAGGATAAATCCTGGGTATTTCAGGGATACAGCCTGACAGGG CCCTCTGTGTACGAACTAGTAAGGCAACCCAATTTTGCGAGTTTGTCCATTATCGTGGAAGATTTTGTGAAAGATTCTGGAGCTACATTTAGCG CCAGCAGTCCAGATGCTGTACATGTCGTGCTGGACAGGCACCTGGTGACAGGACAGAATGAGAATTCCACTCTTCCTGCGGTCCAGAATCTTCTTATTCTTTGCAATGTCAG ATATCAAAATCTACACCTAGAGCTTCATGGAAATGCAATTTCAGATGCGTTCTCACCTTCCTTTTG TAATCTAAGCTGTCCCCAGTGTTGA